One Rhizobiales bacterium GAS188 DNA window includes the following coding sequences:
- a CDS encoding Glutathione synthase/RimK-type ligase, ATP-grasp superfamily — protein MPNHLIVVDECEDFRWVDPSGLVITAEEYLRRGRGAPELPVVNLCREHGHLSSGYYVSLIAEARGAKALPDMRAVADLDHAEIRDECKAALESLLARAPGLPGSSAAFSLHVYFGEPDQPVFKELAHRAFELLRTPILRIDFEQATSINFGQATPINFEQATSWRIASLRVLAPQEVPQAHDAILLDGLERLALRMNYRSQGKSRPVDGSADDLAHPFGRAPRRAPPSRFDLAVLVNPQDKIPPSKAKALARLADIGRELRVTVTLVEPRDYERLARFDALFIRETTSVSDHTYLFARKAEQEGIPVLDDPASIIRCTNKVFLAELMRRGGVATPGTRFLTRHSLADIEKERDFPLVVKIPDGSFSKGVERAADQAQLREIAEAMLRRSHVVIVQDFLHTEFDWRIGVLGGEPFFAARYFMCDRHWQILKHAPDGSYVEGVTEAVATGNVPHEVLDAALRAAHLVGDGLYGVDLKATSEGVFVMEVNDNPNIDVGLEDAVVGDELYRRLLLDFQRRIEATRRRGSAKVIRFGRTSLADIEGRCETSATEFALRQTTRRERPFK, from the coding sequence ATGCCGAATCATCTGATCGTCGTCGACGAATGCGAGGACTTTCGCTGGGTCGATCCGAGCGGCCTGGTCATCACGGCCGAGGAGTATCTGCGCCGGGGCCGCGGGGCGCCGGAGCTTCCCGTCGTCAATCTCTGTCGCGAGCACGGCCATCTGAGCTCAGGCTATTATGTGTCGCTCATCGCCGAGGCGCGCGGCGCCAAGGCCCTGCCCGATATGCGCGCCGTCGCGGACCTGGACCACGCCGAGATTCGCGACGAGTGCAAGGCCGCGCTCGAGAGCCTTCTTGCCCGGGCGCCGGGACTGCCGGGCTCGAGCGCAGCGTTCAGCCTCCATGTCTATTTCGGGGAGCCCGACCAGCCGGTATTCAAGGAGCTGGCGCATCGTGCCTTTGAGCTTTTGCGCACACCGATCCTGCGCATCGATTTCGAGCAAGCGACGTCCATCAATTTCGGGCAAGCAACGCCCATCAATTTCGAGCAAGCGACGTCTTGGCGCATCGCTTCCCTGCGTGTTCTCGCACCGCAGGAAGTGCCACAGGCGCATGACGCTATCCTCCTCGACGGCCTCGAGCGCCTTGCGCTGAGGATGAATTACCGGAGCCAGGGGAAATCGCGCCCGGTCGATGGCTCAGCCGACGATTTGGCGCATCCGTTCGGGCGAGCCCCCAGGCGGGCGCCCCCGTCGCGCTTCGACCTCGCGGTGCTCGTCAATCCCCAGGACAAGATCCCGCCCTCGAAAGCCAAGGCGCTGGCGCGCCTCGCCGATATCGGGCGAGAGCTTCGCGTAACGGTCACGCTCGTCGAGCCTCGGGACTATGAGCGCCTCGCGCGCTTCGATGCGCTCTTCATCCGCGAGACGACGTCCGTGTCGGACCACACCTATCTTTTCGCCCGCAAGGCGGAGCAGGAGGGGATCCCGGTTCTCGACGACCCGGCTTCGATCATCCGCTGCACCAACAAGGTGTTCCTGGCCGAGCTCATGCGTCGCGGCGGCGTCGCCACGCCGGGAACCCGCTTTCTCACGCGCCATTCGCTTGCCGATATCGAGAAGGAGCGCGACTTCCCGCTCGTCGTGAAGATCCCCGACGGCTCCTTCAGCAAGGGCGTCGAGCGAGCCGCAGACCAAGCGCAGTTGCGCGAGATCGCCGAGGCGATGTTGAGGCGATCGCACGTCGTCATCGTGCAGGACTTCCTGCACACCGAGTTCGACTGGCGCATCGGCGTGCTCGGCGGCGAGCCTTTCTTCGCGGCGCGCTATTTCATGTGCGACCGACATTGGCAGATCCTCAAACATGCGCCCGACGGCAGCTATGTCGAGGGTGTGACGGAGGCGGTCGCGACAGGAAATGTCCCGCACGAGGTTCTAGATGCGGCGCTACGGGCCGCGCATCTCGTCGGCGATGGCCTCTACGGCGTCGACCTCAAGGCGACGAGCGAAGGCGTGTTCGTCATGGAGGTCAACGATAATCCCAATATCGATGTCGGACTCGAGGACGCGGTGGTCGGCGACGAGCTTTATCGCCGCCTCCTGCTCGACTTTCAGCGCCGCATCGAGGCGACGCGCCGCCGGGGCAGCGCCAAGGTGATACGCTTCGGCAGGACGTCGCTTGCCGATATCGAGGGTCGCTGCGAGACCTCGGCCACGGAATTCGCCCTGCGGCAAACGACACGCCGCGAGCGCCCGTTCAAGTGA
- a CDS encoding adenylate cyclase: MTNERVERRLTAILAADVAGYTRLMGADEEGTLAKLKACRRELVDPKIAEHRGRIVKTTGDGMLVEFASVVDAMRCAVEVQRGMAARDANVALDSRIQLRIGVNVGDIIIDGGDIFGDGVNVAARLEGLAEPGGICVSSRVQEDALGKIDIVFEDAGEQQLKNIARPLRIFRVRLDGAAAMATIAPALPDKPSIAVLPFQNMSGDPEQDYFADGIVEEIITALSRMRWLFVIARNSSFTYRGRAVDIKQVGRELGVRYVLEGSVRNAADRVRITGQLIDTANGSHLWADRFDGSLRDVFDLQDQVTASVVGAIAPRLEKAEIERAKRKPTDSLDAYDYYLRGTASAHQFTREANQEALRLFLKAIEVDPNFATAYGGAVRCFAQRRANGWMADPILETAETMRLARCAVALGKDDANALAWGGLGLALVCRELENGAAHVEQALKLNPNLATAWHLSALIRVWLGEPETAIAYEQRAMRLSPLDPLIGQMQSATAWAHLAAGRYDEASSWAGRAMRETPHWVPAYIVAAASYAIAGRLDAAREVAASLLRLSPAFRISQLGNAFPLRRPEDLARIADGLRGACLPE; the protein is encoded by the coding sequence GTGACCAACGAACGCGTCGAGCGGAGGCTGACAGCCATTCTTGCGGCTGACGTTGCGGGCTACACCCGGCTTATGGGCGCCGACGAAGAGGGCACGCTCGCCAAGCTCAAGGCGTGCCGGCGAGAGCTTGTGGACCCGAAGATCGCGGAGCATCGCGGGCGCATCGTCAAGACCACGGGCGACGGCATGCTCGTCGAATTCGCGAGCGTCGTGGACGCGATGCGTTGTGCGGTCGAGGTGCAGCGAGGCATGGCCGCACGTGATGCGAATGTCGCCCTCGACAGCCGTATCCAGCTCCGTATCGGCGTCAATGTCGGGGACATCATCATCGATGGCGGCGACATCTTCGGAGACGGCGTGAATGTCGCTGCGCGCCTGGAGGGCTTGGCGGAGCCGGGCGGCATCTGCGTGTCGAGCCGCGTGCAAGAAGACGCGCTCGGCAAGATCGATATCGTCTTCGAGGATGCGGGCGAACAACAGCTCAAGAATATCGCAAGGCCGCTGCGCATCTTCAGAGTGCGTCTCGATGGCGCGGCAGCGATGGCAACGATTGCTCCCGCGCTTCCGGACAAGCCATCGATCGCGGTCCTGCCATTCCAGAATATGAGCGGCGACCCCGAGCAGGACTATTTTGCCGACGGCATCGTCGAAGAAATCATTACCGCATTGTCGCGGATGCGCTGGCTGTTCGTCATCGCGCGCAACTCGAGCTTTACCTACAGGGGCCGCGCGGTCGATATCAAGCAGGTCGGCCGCGAGCTGGGGGTTCGCTACGTTCTGGAAGGTAGCGTGCGCAATGCGGCAGATCGAGTGCGCATCACCGGGCAGCTGATCGACACCGCGAACGGCTCGCATCTCTGGGCGGATCGATTCGACGGCTCGCTGCGCGATGTTTTCGACCTTCAAGACCAGGTCACGGCGAGCGTCGTGGGCGCGATCGCGCCGAGGCTCGAAAAGGCGGAGATCGAGAGGGCCAAGCGCAAGCCAACCGATAGTCTGGACGCCTACGACTATTATTTGCGCGGGACCGCAAGTGCTCATCAGTTCACAAGGGAAGCCAATCAGGAGGCTCTGCGGCTGTTCCTCAAGGCGATCGAGGTCGATCCGAATTTTGCGACGGCTTATGGCGGGGCCGTTCGCTGCTTCGCACAGCGCAGGGCGAATGGCTGGATGGCCGATCCCATCCTGGAAACCGCCGAAACCATGCGACTAGCTCGGTGCGCGGTGGCGCTGGGCAAAGACGATGCGAATGCCTTGGCATGGGGCGGGCTGGGGCTGGCCCTGGTCTGCCGCGAACTCGAGAATGGCGCAGCCCATGTCGAGCAGGCTCTGAAGCTCAACCCAAACCTCGCGACAGCGTGGCATCTCAGCGCCCTCATCAGAGTTTGGCTCGGAGAGCCGGAAACCGCGATCGCCTACGAACAGCGTGCCATGCGCCTCAGCCCCCTTGATCCGCTGATCGGGCAGATGCAATCGGCAACCGCGTGGGCGCATCTTGCCGCTGGCCGGTACGACGAGGCGTCGTCGTGGGCGGGAAGGGCGATGCGAGAGACACCGCACTGGGTCCCAGCCTATATTGTCGCTGCGGCCAGCTATGCGATCGCCGGCCGGTTGGATGCCGCAAGGGAAGTGGCAGCGAGCTTGCTCAGGCTGAGCCCCGCATTCCGCATTTCGCAACTTGGAAATGCATTCCCGCTTCGCCGGCCGGAAGATCTGGCCCGGATCGCAGATGGGCTACGAGGTGCATGTCTCCCGGAGTAG
- a CDS encoding integrase/recombinase XerC — protein sequence MPNVVEPTEALEPAEGSDAVRLLMQRWLDALAHERRASPKTVEAYGRDLRQFLDFRAMPHSAEIRRSPLRQATDLATLSAADIRAFLASRREAGVVNRSLARQIAALRGFARFLERETGIRCEALFAIRAPKAPRSLPRPVAATPARAMCEAETIEDGAREAWIAARDAAVLALLYGCGLRISEALSLCGRDLAALDAGRITVIGKGGRARGLPVIAQVAQAVRLYLSQCPYSAKPDAPLFRGARGGPLSARIIQATVARLRGVLGLPDSATPHALRHAFATHLLARGGDLRAIQELLGHASLSTTQVYTAVDQARLIDAYRNAHPRA from the coding sequence ATGCCGAATGTCGTAGAGCCCACTGAAGCGCTAGAGCCGGCGGAGGGCAGCGATGCGGTCCGGCTGCTCATGCAGCGCTGGCTCGACGCGCTCGCCCATGAACGGCGGGCCTCGCCGAAGACGGTCGAAGCCTATGGGCGCGATCTGCGCCAATTCCTCGACTTCCGGGCAATGCCGCACAGCGCCGAGATCCGGCGCTCGCCGCTGAGGCAGGCCACCGATCTCGCCACACTGAGCGCTGCCGATATCCGCGCCTTCCTCGCCTCGCGCCGCGAGGCGGGCGTCGTCAACCGTTCGCTCGCCCGCCAGATCGCGGCGCTGCGCGGCTTTGCCCGTTTCCTGGAACGCGAGACCGGCATTCGCTGCGAGGCCCTCTTCGCCATCCGGGCGCCCAAGGCGCCGCGCTCGCTACCGCGCCCGGTCGCGGCGACGCCGGCCCGCGCCATGTGCGAGGCCGAGACGATCGAGGACGGGGCGCGCGAGGCCTGGATCGCGGCGCGCGATGCCGCGGTGCTCGCACTCCTTTACGGCTGCGGCTTGCGCATCTCGGAGGCGCTGTCACTCTGCGGACGCGATCTCGCAGCGCTCGATGCCGGCCGGATCACCGTGATCGGCAAGGGAGGGCGGGCCCGCGGCCTGCCGGTGATCGCGCAAGTCGCGCAGGCGGTGCGCCTCTATCTGTCCCAATGCCCCTATAGCGCCAAGCCGGACGCGCCGCTCTTCCGCGGGGCGCGGGGCGGTCCGCTCTCGGCGCGCATCATCCAGGCGACGGTCGCAAGGTTGCGCGGCGTGCTGGGTTTGCCCGACAGCGCGACGCCGCATGCACTGCGCCACGCTTTCGCAACCCATCTCCTGGCGCGCGGTGGCGATCTGCGCGCCATCCAGGAGCTACTCGGCCATGCCTCCTTGTCGACCACGCAGGTCTATACTGCCGTCGACCAGGCTCGCCTCATCGACGCCTATCGCAACGCCCATCCGAGAGCGTAG
- a CDS encoding Protein-disulfide isomerase, with product MRRKILLAHMVPAAAVLLAMAVQPSPVSAQATRGEIEAIVKQYLAQHPEEIGDMVKDYLAKHPEALQQALIEMMKKRTGAGEQTASARPAAPDKSALIHDNANMLFGSSRQVTLGNAQGDVTLVEFFDYNCGYCRRALSDTVTLLKDDPKLRIVLKEFPILGPGSVEAAKIGVAVRMQDPTGKKYLAFHQKLLGGRGPANRDTALAAAREAGIDMARLEADGTSDEIAKTLDETRRLGQTLGINGTPGYVVGTMIVPGAIGAEGLKRVILQARN from the coding sequence ATGAGACGCAAGATTCTCCTGGCCCATATGGTTCCGGCAGCGGCAGTGCTTCTGGCGATGGCGGTGCAGCCTTCGCCGGTCTCGGCGCAGGCCACGCGCGGCGAGATCGAAGCGATCGTGAAACAATATCTCGCCCAACACCCCGAGGAGATCGGGGATATGGTCAAGGACTACCTCGCCAAGCATCCCGAAGCGTTGCAGCAGGCCCTGATCGAGATGATGAAGAAGCGGACGGGGGCGGGCGAGCAGACGGCAAGTGCGCGCCCTGCCGCTCCCGACAAATCCGCGCTCATCCACGACAATGCGAATATGCTGTTCGGCTCGAGCCGCCAGGTGACCTTGGGCAATGCCCAAGGCGACGTCACTCTTGTCGAGTTCTTCGACTATAATTGCGGCTATTGCAGGCGTGCCCTGTCCGATACGGTTACTTTGCTCAAGGATGATCCCAAGCTCAGGATCGTGCTCAAGGAATTCCCGATTCTCGGGCCAGGCTCGGTCGAAGCCGCGAAGATCGGCGTCGCCGTGCGTATGCAGGACCCGACGGGCAAGAAATATCTCGCATTCCATCAGAAGCTTCTCGGAGGCCGCGGACCAGCCAACCGCGACACGGCGCTCGCGGCCGCGCGCGAGGCTGGTATCGACATGGCGCGGCTCGAGGCCGATGGCACGAGCGACGAGATAGCCAAGACCTTGGATGAGACCCGCAGGCTCGGACAAACGCTCGGCATCAACGGCACGCCTGGCTATGTGGTCGGCACCATGATCGTGCCGGGCGCCATCGGGGCAGAGGGCCTCAAGCGCGTGATCCTGCAGGCGCGGAACTGA
- a CDS encoding K+-transporting ATPase ATPase A chain, translating into MSFIGWLQIFATLALVVAAAIPLGSLIAGLIRGERNPLTPLLGPLERSFYRLAGVDPAREHNALHYTVGLLAFNAAGFLLLYAIQRLQHLLPLNPQGFDAVPADLAFNTGISFLTNADWQNYAGETTMSHFTQMAGLTVQNYLSAATGLATAFAFTRAFTRSEASGLGNFYVDMTRAVLYLLLPLAIIFALVLVALGVPQTFAASVQATTLEGVTQTISLGPVASQEAIKFLGTNGGGFFNTNSAHPFENPSAVTNLLETFAQLVLPVATVFAFGACLREARQGRALLYVMGIVLLVGAFTLYFAEASGNPILTALGVDPSVGNLEGKELRFGQAMTALFTTATTGTGTGAADAMHDSLLPIGGLVALFNLLIGCVTPGGVGSGLYGMLIVALLAIFIAGLMIGRTPEYLGKKIEAREMKLVMFASLIYPLLALGFAAASMTLQSALDSRTNMGPHGFTEILYAYASTTANNGSIFAGLNGNTPWYNTTLGIVMLIGRFFYIVPVLSIAKSIAGKKKVAASAGTFPTDGALFVALLLGVLIIVYLLQYFAVLALGPIVEHFLMLEGKTF; encoded by the coding sequence ATGTCGTTCATCGGTTGGCTGCAAATCTTCGCAACGCTTGCCCTGGTGGTCGCTGCCGCCATCCCGCTGGGAAGCCTTATCGCAGGCCTCATTCGCGGAGAGCGAAACCCTCTCACACCTCTCCTCGGTCCTCTCGAACGGTCTTTCTACAGGCTCGCCGGCGTCGATCCGGCACGCGAGCACAATGCTCTCCACTACACGGTCGGCTTGTTGGCGTTCAACGCCGCCGGCTTCCTGCTGCTCTACGCCATTCAACGGCTGCAACACCTCCTGCCCTTGAACCCGCAAGGCTTCGACGCGGTGCCTGCGGACCTCGCCTTCAATACCGGCATCAGCTTCCTCACCAATGCCGACTGGCAGAACTATGCCGGCGAGACGACGATGAGCCATTTCACGCAGATGGCCGGGCTCACCGTGCAGAATTATCTCTCCGCGGCGACCGGCCTCGCGACGGCCTTCGCGTTCACGCGCGCCTTCACCCGGTCCGAGGCCTCCGGGCTCGGCAATTTCTATGTCGACATGACGCGGGCGGTTCTCTACCTGCTCCTGCCCTTGGCCATCATCTTCGCCCTTGTCCTGGTCGCGCTCGGGGTGCCGCAGACATTCGCCGCGTCCGTGCAGGCGACGACCCTCGAAGGGGTGACCCAGACCATCTCGCTCGGCCCGGTGGCGAGCCAGGAAGCGATCAAGTTTCTCGGCACCAATGGCGGTGGCTTCTTCAACACCAACTCCGCGCACCCCTTCGAGAATCCGAGCGCCGTCACCAACCTGCTCGAGACCTTTGCCCAGCTCGTCCTGCCCGTGGCGACGGTCTTCGCGTTCGGCGCCTGTCTCAGGGAGGCACGCCAAGGTCGCGCGCTCCTCTATGTCATGGGCATCGTCCTGCTCGTTGGCGCCTTCACGCTCTATTTCGCCGAAGCCTCGGGCAACCCGATCCTGACGGCGCTCGGCGTCGACCCGTCGGTCGGCAATCTCGAGGGCAAGGAATTGCGGTTCGGCCAGGCGATGACCGCGCTTTTCACCACCGCGACGACCGGGACAGGCACCGGGGCAGCGGACGCGATGCATGATTCCCTCCTGCCGATCGGGGGGCTGGTCGCCCTGTTCAACCTCCTGATCGGTTGCGTCACCCCAGGCGGGGTCGGCTCAGGCCTTTACGGCATGCTGATCGTCGCCCTGCTCGCCATCTTCATCGCCGGCCTGATGATCGGCCGCACGCCGGAATATCTCGGCAAGAAGATCGAAGCGCGGGAGATGAAGCTCGTGATGTTCGCTTCCTTGATCTATCCCCTGCTCGCGCTCGGCTTCGCGGCCGCCTCGATGACATTGCAATCGGCGCTCGACAGCCGCACCAATATGGGGCCGCACGGCTTCACCGAAATCCTCTACGCCTACGCCTCGACGACCGCGAATAACGGCTCGATCTTCGCTGGCCTCAACGGCAACACGCCCTGGTACAACACGACGCTCGGCATCGTGATGCTGATCGGGCGCTTCTTCTACATCGTGCCAGTGCTGTCGATCGCGAAATCCATTGCCGGCAAGAAGAAGGTCGCAGCCTCGGCGGGAACCTTCCCGACCGATGGGGCGTTGTTCGTGGCGCTGCTCCTTGGCGTACTGATCATCGTGTATCTCTTGCAGTATTTCGCCGTCCTGGCGCTTGGCCCGATCGTCGAGCATTTCCTGATGCTCGAGGGCAAGACCTTCTGA
- a CDS encoding cystathionine beta-lyase codes for MAVHSGKGTTAYKARTRVVVAGRDPAGQHGFVNMPPFRGSTVIYPTMDDLMHRRGRYLYGTRGTPTTDALETAWSDISGAAGTVLVPSGLAACSLALMSCLKAGDHLLVTDSVYRPTRNFCDTVLKRFGVETTYYDPLIGAGITALMQPNTTVVFTEAPGSQTFEMQDIPALAAAAHARGAALLMDNTWATPFFFPPHERGADIAIEAGTKYLGGHSDLLLGLVSANKEYWPRLRDAFDAMAICAGPEDVFLALRGLRTMRLRLNEQERAGLDMARWLESRPEISKVLHPALPSFEGHAIWKRDFLGASGLFSVVLHPVAQPAIAAMLDGLKLFGMGYSWGGFESLIVPFDCKDYRTATSFDPGGPCLRLQIGLEDVEDLKADLDAGFERMRKAAKA; via the coding sequence ATGGCTGTGCATTCCGGCAAGGGGACGACCGCATACAAGGCGCGCACGCGCGTCGTGGTCGCCGGGCGCGATCCGGCCGGCCAGCACGGCTTCGTCAACATGCCGCCCTTCCGCGGCTCGACTGTCATCTATCCGACCATGGATGATCTGATGCATCGGCGCGGGCGCTACCTCTACGGAACGCGCGGGACGCCGACGACGGACGCCTTGGAGACGGCCTGGAGCGACATTTCCGGCGCCGCCGGCACGGTGCTCGTGCCCTCCGGCCTCGCCGCCTGCTCGCTCGCGCTGATGAGCTGCCTGAAGGCCGGCGACCATCTGCTCGTCACCGATTCGGTCTATCGCCCGACGCGCAATTTCTGCGACACGGTGCTGAAGCGCTTCGGCGTCGAGACCACCTATTACGACCCGCTGATCGGCGCCGGCATCACGGCGCTGATGCAGCCCAACACCACGGTGGTGTTCACCGAGGCGCCAGGCTCTCAGACCTTCGAGATGCAGGATATCCCGGCGCTGGCCGCGGCGGCGCATGCGCGCGGCGCGGCGCTGCTCATGGACAATACCTGGGCCACGCCCTTCTTCTTCCCGCCGCATGAGCGCGGCGCCGATATCGCCATCGAGGCGGGCACGAAATATCTCGGCGGCCATTCCGACCTGCTGCTCGGCCTCGTCTCGGCCAATAAGGAGTATTGGCCGCGCCTGCGCGACGCCTTCGACGCGATGGCGATCTGTGCCGGCCCCGAGGATGTCTTCCTGGCGCTGCGCGGCCTGCGCACCATGCGGTTGCGCCTCAACGAGCAGGAGCGGGCGGGCCTCGACATGGCGCGCTGGCTCGAGTCGCGGCCCGAGATCAGCAAGGTGCTGCATCCCGCCCTGCCCTCCTTCGAGGGCCATGCCATCTGGAAACGGGATTTCCTGGGTGCGTCCGGCCTGTTCTCGGTGGTGCTGCATCCTGTGGCGCAACCGGCCATCGCCGCCATGCTCGACGGCTTGAAGCTGTTCGGCATGGGCTATTCCTGGGGCGGCTTCGAGAGCTTGATCGTGCCCTTCGACTGCAAGGATTATCGCACCGCCACCAGCTTCGATCCTGGCGGGCCTTGCCTGCGCCTGCAGATCGGCCTCGAGGACGTCGAGGACCTGAAGGCGGATCTCGATGCGGGCTTCGAGCGGATGCGCAAGGCGGCGAAAGCCTGA
- a CDS encoding Murein DD-endopeptidase MepM and murein hydrolase activator NlpD, contain LysM domain, whose product MFREPLHSDGSGSLCDATNRFDATIRETPARQARASVFGDAPALVLEPELASTGPHAVNLRWLAGTVLAGVGGATLLAASLLVALDGQANFATGAKLTDIESPGGARGDGSSAEGTKGDKTVSISNEVGAKQTATMPDTITIGNREVIKTRQFTRVSTPLLLAAPSVADQIPVFDPLKMVASASAAQAAPDYELENADVAMIKTGLSGSDPVVFAPASLTDQDATTQIAATSPSGLELALPSPWLIEKVTNSDGTSAVMGNPANGHPAEGHPAEGHPAEGLGSFSSIDVKVVPENVTSISKDQEHGLIAGERLVVARRGESFEQILSANGATGEEAKQIKALLAPQLRDVSISPGQKLRLLVAEKGKDGARPQLLRVVTYADNKVNAIVATDDAGIFRAVVPPVTAANAATALRAQHAARREVDEGPTVYESVYATALKNNIPRQVIDALVRIFAYDVDFQARARTDDSFDVLYAKDDNGANPEQQDVLYAKLTIGDEVRTFYRYQGRDSSQIEYFDKNGKSANKFLLRKPIEGGSVTSPFGVRSHPMFGRTMMHTGVDWGSPTGTPIFASGNGTVIRASYDSGNGNRVEVEHTNGYVTGYDHMSAYAKGIAPGVKVRQGQVIGFVGSTGHATGPHLHYEVIINGQFYDPLRIKLPQGRELNGGALAEFEGERRHIDDLLQRIDNPARLAQTSIN is encoded by the coding sequence ATGTTCCGAGAGCCGCTTCATAGTGACGGGAGCGGCTCCTTGTGCGATGCCACGAATCGGTTCGATGCGACCATCCGCGAAACTCCGGCGAGACAGGCGCGCGCTTCCGTTTTCGGAGATGCACCTGCGCTCGTGCTCGAGCCCGAGCTCGCATCGACTGGCCCGCACGCGGTGAATTTGCGTTGGCTCGCCGGCACCGTGCTGGCAGGCGTCGGCGGCGCGACTCTGCTTGCGGCCTCGCTGCTGGTGGCGCTCGACGGCCAGGCCAATTTCGCGACGGGCGCGAAGCTCACCGATATCGAATCTCCGGGCGGCGCGAGGGGCGACGGTTCCTCCGCCGAAGGCACGAAAGGCGACAAGACCGTCTCGATCTCCAACGAGGTCGGCGCCAAGCAGACGGCGACCATGCCGGACACCATCACCATCGGCAATCGGGAAGTCATCAAGACGCGCCAGTTCACGCGCGTCTCGACACCGCTTCTGCTTGCCGCTCCGAGCGTCGCCGACCAAATCCCCGTTTTCGACCCGTTGAAGATGGTCGCCTCGGCCTCGGCGGCGCAGGCAGCGCCCGATTACGAGCTCGAGAACGCCGATGTGGCGATGATCAAGACTGGGCTCTCGGGCAGCGATCCGGTCGTTTTCGCGCCCGCAAGCCTCACGGATCAGGATGCGACGACGCAAATCGCCGCAACTTCGCCATCCGGCCTGGAGCTGGCGCTGCCCAGCCCTTGGCTCATCGAGAAGGTGACAAACTCGGATGGCACGAGCGCCGTCATGGGCAATCCTGCCAATGGTCATCCTGCGGAAGGTCATCCTGCTGAAGGTCATCCTGCTGAAGGTCTTGGGTCCTTTTCCTCGATCGACGTCAAGGTCGTGCCCGAGAATGTGACCTCCATCTCCAAAGACCAGGAGCATGGCCTCATCGCCGGCGAAAGGCTGGTGGTGGCGCGACGCGGGGAGAGTTTCGAGCAGATTCTGAGCGCCAATGGCGCAACGGGCGAAGAGGCAAAGCAGATCAAGGCGCTCCTCGCACCCCAGCTCCGCGATGTCTCGATCAGCCCGGGACAGAAGTTGCGCCTCCTGGTCGCGGAGAAAGGCAAGGATGGCGCGCGCCCGCAGCTCTTGCGGGTCGTCACCTACGCGGACAACAAGGTCAACGCGATCGTCGCCACGGACGATGCGGGCATCTTCCGCGCCGTCGTGCCGCCGGTGACGGCGGCCAATGCCGCGACGGCGCTGCGCGCTCAGCACGCCGCGAGGCGCGAGGTCGATGAGGGCCCGACGGTCTATGAGAGCGTGTACGCGACGGCCCTCAAGAACAACATTCCGCGCCAGGTGATCGACGCCTTGGTCCGCATCTTCGCCTATGACGTGGATTTCCAGGCGAGGGCGCGCACCGATGATTCCTTCGACGTCCTCTATGCCAAGGACGACAATGGCGCGAACCCGGAGCAGCAGGATGTCCTCTATGCCAAGCTGACCATCGGCGATGAGGTCAGGACATTCTATCGCTATCAGGGGCGGGACAGCAGCCAGATCGAGTATTTCGACAAGAACGGCAAATCGGCGAACAAGTTCCTGCTGCGCAAGCCCATCGAGGGAGGCAGCGTCACCTCGCCCTTCGGCGTGAGATCGCACCCGATGTTCGGGCGCACCATGATGCATACCGGGGTCGATTGGGGAAGCCCCACCGGGACGCCCATCTTCGCCTCGGGCAACGGCACGGTCATCCGCGCCAGCTACGATTCAGGCAATGGCAACCGCGTCGAGGTCGAGCACACCAATGGCTATGTGACGGGCTATGACCATATGTCCGCCTACGCCAAAGGGATCGCGCCGGGCGTGAAGGTCCGTCAGGGCCAGGTGATCGGCTTCGTCGGTTCCACCGGCCACGCCACCGGACCGCATCTCCACTACGAGGTCATCATCAACGGGCAGTTCTACGATCCATTGCGCATCAAGCTGCCGCAAGGGCGCGAGCTGAACGGCGGCGCGCTCGCCGAATTCGAAGGCGAGCGCCGCCATATCGACGACCTCCTGCAACGTATCGACAACCCGGCGCGGCTCGCGCAAACATCGATCAATTGA